One segment of Neobacillus endophyticus DNA contains the following:
- a CDS encoding M14 family metallopeptidase: protein MEIRMRSGDSFSNFSSLFNIPFTLLADSNPQREQNQIKPGEKIKIPGFISVPYRLKGDDELHAISAAKNISPEALLSLNQTSDLEQLQQGAIIYIPERVTAPLTAGKAPYDYQTLTRVIESMQRIYPFISVTTIGKSVLGKPIQEIRIGNGMKKVHMNASFHANEWITTMVLMSLLNKYLLCLTNDSSMCGQDVNKLYEQVELSIVPMVNPDGVDLVLNGPPSEKRLEMMELNEGSDEFIHWKANIRGIDLNRQFPANWDSCRNNSPVQSPCARDFPGAAPLSEPEAAAMSELVYKNAFDYVLAFHTQGEEFYWGYEGFEPLESEQMAVDFERKSGYKAIRYVNSHAGFKDWFIQEFKRPGFTIELGRGINPLPLSQFQQILQRAEEIFTAALSY from the coding sequence ATGGAGATTCGCATGCGTTCTGGTGATTCGTTTTCAAATTTCAGCAGTTTATTTAATATCCCGTTCACTCTTTTGGCTGATTCCAATCCCCAAAGAGAACAAAATCAAATAAAGCCAGGGGAAAAAATAAAAATACCCGGATTCATCTCTGTACCTTATCGGCTAAAGGGTGATGATGAGCTTCATGCCATTTCAGCAGCGAAAAACATTTCGCCAGAAGCTTTATTGTCTTTAAATCAAACGTCAGATCTGGAGCAGCTGCAGCAAGGTGCAATAATTTATATACCGGAAAGAGTGACAGCACCATTGACCGCGGGCAAGGCACCCTATGATTATCAGACGTTGACCAGAGTCATTGAATCCATGCAAAGGATCTATCCTTTTATCTCTGTCACTACAATTGGTAAAAGCGTACTTGGTAAGCCCATTCAGGAAATACGTATTGGAAACGGCATGAAAAAAGTACATATGAATGCCTCTTTTCATGCCAATGAATGGATTACCACAATGGTACTCATGAGCCTTTTAAATAAATATTTACTTTGCCTGACCAACGATAGCTCGATGTGCGGGCAAGACGTAAACAAATTATATGAACAGGTAGAATTATCAATAGTCCCCATGGTGAATCCTGATGGAGTGGACCTTGTTCTAAATGGACCTCCGTCAGAAAAAAGGTTAGAGATGATGGAGTTGAATGAAGGAAGCGATGAGTTCATTCATTGGAAAGCGAATATCCGGGGAATTGATTTAAACCGACAATTTCCTGCGAACTGGGATAGCTGCAGAAATAACAGTCCTGTTCAATCCCCATGTGCACGTGATTTCCCGGGAGCCGCACCGCTTTCAGAGCCTGAGGCAGCAGCGATGTCAGAGTTAGTCTATAAAAACGCTTTTGATTATGTACTTGCTTTTCATACACAAGGAGAAGAATTTTATTGGGGATACGAGGGATTCGAACCTCTAGAATCAGAACAAATGGCTGTAGATTTTGAAAGAAAGAGCGGTTACAAAGCCATTCGATATGTGAACAGTCATGCAGGTTTTAAAGATTGGTTTATTCAGGAGTTTAAACGTCCTGGCTTTACAATAGAGCTGGGAAGAGGCATTAATCCATTGCCGCTATCTCAATTCCAACAAATTCTTCAACGAGCAGAAGAAATTTTTACGGCAGCACTCAGCTATTAA
- a CDS encoding ROK family glucokinase: MAEKWLAGVDLGGTTTKIAFITLEGDIVDKWEIPTDNSNEGQLITINIAKSIDEKLLIHGKSKDSLIGIGMGAPGPVNYETGVILNAVNLGWKDHFPLQASLEVATSLPAVIENDANCAALGEMWKGAGNNAQDVVFVTLGTGVGGGVIANGNIVQGVNGAAGEIGHITAIPFGGSPCNCGKTGCLETIASATGIVRLANDELSKEEAAGELAEKRAANGKISAKDVFDSARNGDSIAQKVLDSVSFHLGFALAAIANTTNPENIVLGGGVSKAGHILLEAVNEYFRKFAFSSVRESTKLALATLGNDAGVLGAAWLVKNKMNP, translated from the coding sequence ATGGCAGAAAAATGGCTAGCAGGTGTTGATTTAGGAGGGACCACAACAAAAATTGCTTTTATTACATTGGAAGGCGATATAGTTGATAAGTGGGAGATTCCAACTGATAATTCCAATGAAGGGCAACTAATCACGATCAATATTGCCAAGTCAATTGATGAGAAATTGCTTATACATGGGAAGTCGAAAGATTCGCTGATCGGAATAGGAATGGGTGCTCCAGGTCCGGTCAATTATGAAACAGGCGTGATTTTAAATGCAGTGAATCTTGGCTGGAAGGATCACTTCCCACTTCAGGCTAGCCTAGAAGTTGCCACATCTTTGCCGGCAGTGATTGAAAATGATGCAAACTGTGCTGCATTGGGTGAAATGTGGAAGGGTGCCGGTAATAATGCACAGGATGTTGTTTTTGTCACCCTCGGAACAGGTGTTGGAGGAGGGGTAATCGCTAACGGGAATATTGTTCAAGGTGTAAATGGAGCAGCAGGAGAAATTGGTCATATTACAGCGATCCCATTTGGGGGATCACCATGTAATTGCGGCAAAACCGGCTGCTTAGAAACGATTGCTTCCGCAACTGGAATTGTTCGGTTAGCGAATGATGAACTCTCTAAGGAAGAGGCTGCAGGTGAACTGGCTGAAAAGCGGGCAGCAAATGGGAAAATATCTGCCAAGGATGTATTTGACAGTGCCCGAAATGGAGACTCTATCGCCCAAAAAGTCCTAGATTCTGTTTCGTTTCATTTAGGCTTTGCATTAGCTGCCATTGCCAATACCACCAATCCGGAAAATATCGTCCTTGGAGGCGGTGTTTCAAAAGCCGGTCATATTTTGTTAGAAGCGGTAAATGAGTATTTTAGAAAATTTGCTTTTTCTTCTGTTCGTGAATCTACTAAACTAGCTCTTGCCACACTAGGGAACGATGCAGGAGTTCTAGGGGCTGCTTGGCTTGTTAAGAATAAAATGAATCCATAA
- a CDS encoding YqgQ family protein: MKTVYDIQQFLKSFGTIIYTGDRLADLELMETELQDLQHSQLMEQRDFEMALLILRQEIQTLKDKQNPTKR; the protein is encoded by the coding sequence ATGAAAACGGTTTATGATATTCAGCAATTTTTAAAGAGCTTTGGAACAATTATATATACAGGCGACCGGCTTGCGGATCTTGAATTAATGGAAACAGAGCTTCAGGACCTGCAGCATTCACAGTTAATGGAACAAAGAGATTTTGAAATGGCACTTTTAATCTTGAGACAAGAAATTCAAACATTAAAAGATAAACAAAATCCGACTAAAAGATAG
- a CDS encoding rhomboid family intramembrane serine protease, which yields MDNKEAYNFWTLAHTFINDHGYRMIQLFENQKELWLEKLENRDAPIIRMLLHNIDWSNAMQRDIEFTAANGENVRKQLNRNKLHMINIYISELPPVDEYEYRLAKPYLFSEGGRTEVSSFLFSKDMYEKEMERLSERLGKKIFIPVQDHSYLDEEVETLKRATLEQAVNRIKDERAILMNSKPFFTYVFIFINAAVFLLEQLNGGSTNSLTLVRFGAKVNDLIYEGEWWRFITPIFLHIGFLHLVMNTLALYYLGVTVERIFGNIRFPFIYLFAGFTGVLASFLFSNSLSVGASGAIYGCFGALLYFGATFPKLFFRTMGTNLFVVLGINLIFSFSAAGIDSAGHIGGLVGGFLAAGIIHFPKKRKLLYQLFFLIVSIVSVYGALTFGFGHSING from the coding sequence ATGGATAATAAAGAAGCGTATAACTTTTGGACACTGGCCCATACATTTATAAATGACCATGGTTATCGTATGATTCAGCTATTTGAGAATCAAAAAGAACTATGGCTGGAAAAGCTGGAAAATCGAGATGCCCCCATTATTAGAATGTTGCTCCATAATATTGATTGGAGTAATGCGATGCAGCGGGATATAGAATTTACAGCTGCCAATGGGGAGAATGTTCGCAAACAGTTAAACCGGAATAAATTACATATGATCAATATTTATATTAGTGAATTACCGCCTGTAGATGAATACGAATATAGGCTTGCAAAACCATATCTCTTTTCAGAGGGTGGCAGGACGGAAGTAAGTTCCTTTTTGTTTTCTAAAGATATGTATGAAAAAGAAATGGAACGTCTTTCTGAAAGGTTAGGAAAGAAGATTTTCATTCCTGTTCAGGATCATTCATACTTAGATGAGGAGGTTGAAACATTAAAAAGAGCAACACTTGAACAAGCTGTTAATCGAATAAAGGATGAGCGAGCTATTCTGATGAATAGCAAACCTTTTTTTACCTATGTTTTTATATTCATAAATGCGGCTGTTTTTTTATTGGAACAATTAAACGGCGGCAGTACCAACTCATTAACGTTAGTTAGATTCGGTGCAAAGGTAAATGATCTAATTTATGAAGGAGAATGGTGGCGGTTTATTACTCCTATCTTTCTTCATATTGGCTTCTTGCATTTGGTCATGAACACACTCGCTTTATATTATTTGGGGGTAACTGTTGAACGTATATTTGGGAATATCCGATTCCCGTTTATCTATTTGTTTGCTGGATTTACTGGTGTACTTGCAAGCTTTCTTTTTAGTAATAGTCTTTCTGTAGGTGCAAGCGGAGCCATTTACGGCTGCTTTGGGGCCTTGCTTTATTTTGGAGCGACTTTTCCAAAATTATTTTTTAGGACAATGGGGACAAACCTCTTTGTCGTCTTAGGGATTAATCTTATTTTTAGTTTTTCCGCGGCTGGAATCGACAGTGCCGGCCATATTGGCGGATTGGTTGGCGGTTTCCTCGCAGCAGGAATAATCCATTTTCCGAAAAAGAGGAAGCTGTTATATCAACTTTTCTTTTTAATAGTGTCCATTGTGAGTGTCTATGGTGCTTTGACATTTGGTTTCGGTCATTCAATAAATGGGTAA
- a CDS encoding L-lactate dehydrogenase — protein sequence MKNRVNRVAVIGTGFVGSSYAFSLLNQGITEELVLIDLNQTKAEGDAMDLNHGLPFAPAHTKIWYGSYDDCSQADVVVITAGANQKPGETRLDLVEKNTNIFEGIVNGIMASGFDGIIVVATNPVDILTYVVWKFSGLPKERVIGSGTILDTARFRFLLGDHFNVDARNVHAYIIGEHGDTELPVWSHADIAGASIAEWSKNKTGFKQADLDEIFINVRDAAYHIIERKGATYYGIAMSLARLTKAILQNENAVLTVSAYLQGEYGQDDIYIGVPAVVNRKGVREIVELDLDNKETEQFTHSVEVLKKTMAPVFKKFQ from the coding sequence TTGAAAAACCGGGTAAATAGAGTTGCTGTTATTGGCACTGGCTTTGTTGGGTCAAGCTATGCGTTTTCCTTGTTAAATCAAGGGATAACCGAAGAGCTGGTTTTAATTGATTTAAACCAAACAAAAGCGGAAGGGGATGCCATGGATCTAAATCATGGACTTCCATTCGCACCTGCACATACAAAGATTTGGTATGGAAGTTATGATGATTGCAGCCAGGCGGATGTTGTGGTCATTACAGCAGGTGCCAATCAAAAGCCGGGTGAAACTCGTCTTGACCTTGTGGAGAAAAATACAAATATATTTGAAGGAATTGTTAACGGCATAATGGCAAGTGGATTTGATGGCATTATCGTCGTTGCAACTAATCCTGTAGATATATTAACCTATGTTGTTTGGAAGTTCTCGGGTCTTCCCAAAGAACGAGTTATCGGTTCTGGTACTATTTTAGATACAGCCCGGTTCCGTTTTTTACTTGGAGATCATTTTAATGTTGATGCACGTAATGTTCATGCTTATATTATTGGCGAACATGGAGATACAGAGCTCCCCGTATGGAGCCATGCAGACATTGCCGGAGCTTCTATAGCTGAATGGTCCAAAAATAAGACAGGATTTAAACAGGCGGACCTGGATGAAATCTTCATAAATGTACGAGATGCTGCCTATCATATTATCGAAAGAAAAGGTGCAACCTATTATGGCATTGCCATGAGCCTTGCGCGATTAACAAAAGCAATCTTGCAAAATGAAAATGCTGTCCTCACCGTTTCTGCCTATCTTCAAGGAGAATATGGGCAAGATGATATATACATTGGTGTGCCAGCGGTTGTAAACCGTAAAGGTGTCCGAGAGATCGTTGAGCTCGATTTAGACAATAAGGAAACCGAACAATTTACGCATTCCGTTGAAGTTTTAAAGAAAACGATGGCGCCAGTTTTTAAGAAATTCCAATAA
- a CDS encoding 5-formyltetrahydrofolate cyclo-ligase, whose translation MNKNSIRNQMKETLAHLAKPIYEDYSYKIASRLAEQAEWQQAKIVGITISKFPEVDTYQIIRRAWELGKKVAVPKCIPKEKKLVFRELTEFCQLESVFYGLFEPIPEITEEIAANQIDLLIVPGLAYTKEGYRLGFGGGYYDRFLGNFPGHTLSLAFNEQVVQHFPVEKHDIPVSKLITPTEIIEIRCSEHFK comes from the coding sequence ATGAATAAAAACTCCATTCGTAATCAAATGAAAGAAACACTTGCCCATCTGGCCAAACCAATTTATGAGGATTATTCTTATAAAATCGCCAGCAGACTAGCAGAACAAGCTGAGTGGCAACAGGCGAAAATAGTGGGAATTACGATTTCAAAGTTTCCTGAAGTTGATACCTATCAGATTATTCGGAGAGCATGGGAATTAGGGAAAAAGGTAGCGGTACCTAAATGCATCCCAAAGGAAAAAAAGCTAGTCTTCCGGGAATTAACAGAGTTTTGCCAGCTTGAATCGGTATTCTATGGACTCTTTGAACCCATTCCAGAAATAACAGAAGAGATTGCCGCAAATCAGATTGACTTATTAATTGTCCCTGGATTAGCTTATACAAAAGAAGGATATCGACTCGGATTTGGCGGCGGGTATTATGATCGATTTTTGGGGAATTTCCCAGGGCATACATTATCACTGGCTTTCAACGAACAGGTTGTTCAGCATTTTCCTGTTGAAAAGCATGACATCCCTGTTTCAAAACTGATTACCCCCACCGAAATCATTGAAATTAGATGTTCAGAACATTTTAAATAA
- the rpmG gene encoding 50S ribosomal protein L33, giving the protein MRVNITLACTECGDRNYISNKNKRNNPDRLELKKYCPREKRTTVHRETK; this is encoded by the coding sequence ATGCGTGTAAATATTACGTTAGCCTGCACTGAATGTGGAGACCGAAACTATATTTCAAACAAAAATAAACGTAACAATCCGGATCGTCTTGAGCTTAAAAAATATTGCCCAAGAGAAAAACGTACAACTGTACACCGCGAAACAAAATAA
- a CDS encoding glycosyltransferase family 4 protein gives MNKQEFCTDLNIKHEIVSNKKRSILMFSWEYPPNVIGGLSRHVYGLSVHLAKLGHEVHIVTAGQKDLPTFEVENGVNVHRVTPINGQDENFLAWIGGLNQAMAFKAECLALEMKFDLIHAHDWLVGTAAIVIKDMLGIPLLTTIHATEYGRNNGIYNEIQRFIHEKEQQLIQRSDQLIVCSEYMKDSLFTIFKEKIKNISVIPNGVDHPADLLKVCDVFPKIAQRKYIFSIGRMVREKGFETIISAAEIAKEKGLDYYFVIAGKGPMLDHYRHQIAAKKLDAYVDFIGYITDDERNALLKECELVVIPSLYEPFGIVVLEGMILGKPTIVSKTGGLKKIVEHLHTGLLMVPGDPNSLLEQIEFLMNNPDQAKEIGRCGKEMAQDKYGWNRIAFETAKIMEDMI, from the coding sequence ATGAATAAACAAGAATTCTGCACAGATCTAAATATAAAACATGAGATAGTAAGTAATAAAAAAAGATCCATTCTTATGTTTAGTTGGGAATACCCGCCAAATGTAATAGGTGGACTTTCCAGACATGTTTATGGCCTGTCCGTTCATTTGGCAAAATTAGGGCATGAGGTTCATATCGTAACAGCCGGACAAAAGGATTTGCCCACCTTTGAAGTTGAAAATGGAGTAAACGTTCATCGGGTGACCCCTATTAATGGACAGGATGAGAATTTTCTGGCATGGATCGGAGGATTAAACCAGGCGATGGCTTTCAAAGCGGAATGCTTAGCTTTGGAGATGAAGTTTGATTTGATCCATGCTCATGACTGGCTAGTCGGCACAGCTGCCATTGTTATCAAAGATATGCTGGGGATTCCTCTACTTACTACCATTCATGCAACTGAATATGGAAGAAATAATGGGATTTACAATGAAATCCAGCGGTTCATCCACGAAAAAGAGCAGCAATTAATTCAACGTTCTGACCAATTAATTGTTTGCAGTGAATATATGAAGGATTCGCTTTTCACTATATTTAAAGAAAAAATAAAAAATATATCTGTCATTCCAAACGGAGTCGATCATCCAGCGGATTTATTAAAGGTTTGTGATGTGTTTCCAAAAATAGCCCAAAGAAAATATATTTTTTCTATTGGACGAATGGTAAGGGAAAAAGGTTTTGAAACTATCATCAGTGCTGCAGAAATTGCAAAGGAAAAAGGACTGGATTATTACTTTGTCATTGCTGGAAAAGGGCCAATGCTCGATCATTACCGCCATCAAATCGCAGCAAAAAAATTAGATGCATATGTCGATTTCATCGGCTATATCACAGATGATGAAAGAAATGCTCTTTTAAAAGAATGTGAATTGGTGGTAATTCCTAGTCTTTATGAGCCATTCGGAATAGTAGTTCTTGAAGGAATGATACTTGGTAAGCCTACCATTGTCTCCAAAACAGGCGGTTTGAAAAAGATAGTCGAGCATCTACATACCGGCTTACTGATGGTACCAGGAGATCCCAACAGCTTGCTGGAGCAGATCGAGTTTTTAATGAATAACCCAGATCAGGCAAAGGAAATTGGACGATGTGGCAAGGAAATGGCACAAGACAAGTACGGCTGGAACCGAATTGCTTTTGAAACAGCCAAGATTATGGAAGATATGATATGA
- a CDS encoding DUF4912 domain-containing protein codes for MLNEIIIHRKNSSGEDHEKEVHPSVHIAPFNEGMRLLLVSPQKIRVSWPVSELPFNILAVYFQLKAEELVTILRIYDVTDICFTGNNAHSVYEMAVPYQKGEWYVKGLPQHRRYIAELGIYLNKFDFFPFYRSQCIQIQSNEFLIENETAQDLIANHIEDATPKWQKLVSTYSYYGVPANIGGK; via the coding sequence ATGTTAAACGAAATAATCATCCATAGGAAAAACAGTAGCGGAGAGGATCATGAAAAGGAAGTACATCCTTCCGTTCATATAGCCCCATTCAATGAAGGGATGCGGCTGTTGCTTGTTTCCCCGCAAAAAATACGAGTATCATGGCCCGTTTCCGAACTCCCTTTCAATATTTTAGCAGTTTATTTTCAATTGAAGGCAGAAGAGCTTGTGACCATTCTAAGAATTTATGATGTTACGGATATCTGCTTCACGGGAAATAATGCCCATTCCGTTTATGAAATGGCAGTTCCCTATCAAAAGGGAGAATGGTATGTCAAAGGACTGCCACAACACCGCCGTTATATTGCAGAATTAGGTATTTATCTAAATAAGTTTGATTTTTTCCCTTTTTATAGATCCCAATGTATTCAAATTCAATCAAATGAATTTCTTATTGAAAATGAAACTGCTCAGGACCTAATCGCTAATCATATCGAAGATGCAACCCCAAAATGGCAGAAGCTAGTAAGTACGTACAGCTATTATGGAGTACCGGCAAATATAGGGGGGAAGTAA
- the phoU gene encoding phosphate signaling complex protein PhoU, producing the protein MHTRSNFDSNLKQLKDLLLDMARKAEDAIKESIDALIKQDIDKAEAIINGDNVIDRLDHEINEKAIVLIAKEAPVAGDLRKIIAALKISSEVERIGDMAVNIAKSAIHIGTEKHIKEIVDIPKMMDLALDMLTDSLTAFYSEDIELAKRCAEKDDQVDEMYGKLIRELMGYIKQYPNNINQITQLSFVARYIERLADHTTNISENVIFLVTGKRYDLNS; encoded by the coding sequence ATGCATACAAGATCTAATTTTGATAGCAATTTAAAGCAGCTAAAAGATTTATTATTGGATATGGCCAGAAAAGCAGAAGATGCGATTAAGGAATCCATCGATGCACTGATTAAGCAAGACATTGATAAAGCAGAAGCGATCATCAATGGGGACAATGTGATTGATCGATTAGACCATGAAATAAATGAAAAAGCCATCGTCCTCATAGCAAAAGAAGCACCTGTTGCAGGAGACTTGCGAAAAATTATTGCTGCTTTGAAAATTTCTTCCGAAGTGGAACGTATAGGCGATATGGCTGTCAATATTGCGAAGTCAGCCATTCACATTGGTACAGAAAAACATATTAAAGAGATCGTAGATATTCCTAAAATGATGGATCTCGCCTTGGATATGCTGACAGACTCTTTAACAGCCTTCTACTCTGAAGATATTGAACTTGCCAAAAGATGTGCAGAAAAAGATGATCAGGTCGATGAAATGTATGGAAAATTAATCAGGGAACTTATGGGGTATATTAAGCAATATCCAAATAATATAAACCAGATTACCCAGCTGTCTTTCGTCGCAAGGTATATAGAAAGACTGGCTGACCATACTACCAATATTTCCGAAAATGTTATTTTTCTTGTAACCGGAAAACGCTATGACTTAAATTCATAA
- the pstB gene encoding phosphate ABC transporter ATP-binding protein PstB — MSILTVSREIFQINDLNLWYGDHHALKNINFPITKKEVTAMIGPSGCGKSTFIKTLNLMINMVPNVKMTGEINYNGQNILNEKVDLVELRKNVGMVFQKGNVFPQSIYDNVAYGPRIHGTTKKAHLDEIVIKSLMDVALWDEVKDRLHTPALGLSGGQQQRLCIARALATKPDVLLMDEPTSALDPISTLKIEELILELKEKYTIVIVTHNMQQASRVSDKTAFFLMGELVELDATGNIFSRPSDKRTEDYITGRFG; from the coding sequence ATGTCGATATTAACGGTTAGCAGAGAGATTTTTCAAATTAATGACTTGAATTTATGGTATGGGGATCACCATGCATTAAAAAATATAAACTTTCCTATTACCAAAAAAGAAGTTACCGCGATGATCGGACCATCCGGGTGTGGGAAATCTACATTTATTAAAACCTTGAATTTGATGATTAATATGGTTCCAAATGTGAAAATGACCGGTGAAATCAATTATAATGGCCAAAATATTTTAAATGAAAAAGTGGATCTCGTAGAGCTGAGAAAAAATGTGGGAATGGTATTTCAAAAGGGGAATGTTTTTCCGCAATCTATATACGATAATGTTGCCTATGGACCAAGAATCCATGGAACGACTAAAAAGGCTCATTTAGACGAGATTGTTATCAAATCACTTATGGATGTGGCATTATGGGACGAAGTAAAGGATCGGCTGCATACACCTGCTTTAGGGCTGTCTGGCGGGCAACAGCAAAGACTTTGTATTGCCAGGGCGCTTGCTACCAAGCCGGACGTGTTATTAATGGATGAACCGACTTCGGCTCTTGACCCGATTTCCACATTAAAGATTGAAGAATTAATTTTAGAACTGAAAGAAAAATATACCATTGTCATCGTCACCCATAACATGCAGCAGGCATCGAGGGTATCGGATAAAACGGCGTTCTTCTTAATGGGAGAACTGGTGGAATTGGATGCAACAGGGAATATCTTCTCACGTCCATCAGATAAGCGTACGGAAGACTATATTACGGGCAGATTCGGCTAA
- the pstB gene encoding phosphate ABC transporter ATP-binding protein PstB — translation MKEKETVEQTTEMNTPIPSEHILNVNNLEIFYGEKRAVNGISLDIEKNSVTALIGPSGCGKSTFLRSINRMNDLIPGARAEGEILYEGLNILSDRINVVALRKEIGMVFQKPNPFPKSVYDNITHALKFSGMRKKSQLDEIVEESLRKAALWDEVKDRLHKSALALSGGQQQRLCIARTIAMKPTVMLLDEPSSALDPISNAKVEDLIVELKQEYSIVIVTHNMQQAARISDKTAFFLSGDLIEYDVTEKIFTNPAEKKTEEYISGRFG, via the coding sequence ATGAAGGAAAAAGAAACTGTGGAGCAAACGACCGAGATGAATACTCCAATCCCTAGTGAACATATTTTAAATGTCAATAATCTGGAGATTTTTTATGGGGAAAAACGCGCAGTAAATGGTATTTCATTGGATATCGAAAAAAACTCAGTTACGGCCCTTATCGGCCCGTCCGGCTGCGGTAAGTCAACCTTTTTGCGCAGTATAAACAGAATGAATGATCTTATTCCGGGAGCGCGGGCTGAAGGAGAGATCTTATATGAGGGGCTAAATATATTATCAGACCGTATAAACGTGGTTGCCTTAAGAAAAGAAATTGGGATGGTATTTCAAAAGCCAAATCCGTTTCCAAAATCAGTTTATGATAATATCACCCATGCCTTAAAATTTTCTGGAATGAGAAAGAAAAGCCAGTTAGATGAAATCGTAGAAGAAAGCTTAAGGAAAGCGGCATTATGGGATGAAGTCAAAGATCGGCTTCACAAATCCGCTCTCGCTCTTTCAGGGGGACAGCAACAACGCCTATGTATTGCCAGAACCATAGCAATGAAGCCGACAGTTATGCTTCTAGATGAACCATCTTCTGCACTGGACCCCATATCTAACGCAAAAGTTGAAGATTTGATTGTAGAACTTAAGCAGGAATATTCCATTGTCATAGTTACTCATAATATGCAGCAGGCTGCTCGGATTTCAGATAAAACGGCCTTCTTTTTAAGCGGAGATTTGATTGAATACGATGTGACTGAAAAGATTTTTACCAATCCTGCTGAAAAGAAAACAGAAGAATACATCTCAGGACGGTTCGGATAA
- the pstA gene encoding phosphate ABC transporter permease PstA has product MNSKAADRVATGVFIAIALVIVAILAGLLSFILINGLKHISIHFLTTPSSNLLAGGGIRDQLFNSFYVLFVTMIITVPIGVGGGIYMAEYAKPGKLTNSIRSCIEVLASLPSIVIGMFGLLMFVTLTGWGYTIIGGALALTVFNLPVMVRVSEDAIRSVPRDQKEASLALGITHWHTIKTIILPSAFPTILTGAILAAGRVFGEAAALLFTAGQSTGRLDYTDWNPLSPTSPLNLFRPAETLAVHIWAVNTQGLIPDVKDVANGSSAVLVLSVLIFNLMARWLGSLIHRKVTATK; this is encoded by the coding sequence ATGAATTCAAAAGCAGCCGATCGGGTTGCCACCGGCGTTTTTATTGCCATAGCCCTTGTCATTGTTGCCATTTTGGCTGGTCTTTTATCTTTTATCCTAATCAATGGACTTAAGCATATTTCCATACATTTTCTAACCACTCCTTCCAGTAATTTGCTGGCTGGCGGAGGAATTCGTGACCAATTATTTAATTCGTTTTATGTTCTCTTTGTCACCATGATTATTACGGTCCCGATCGGAGTTGGCGGCGGCATTTATATGGCTGAATACGCAAAGCCAGGAAAATTAACGAATTCCATTCGTTCCTGTATCGAAGTCTTGGCTTCCCTTCCTTCTATTGTCATTGGGATGTTTGGATTATTAATGTTTGTAACATTAACAGGTTGGGGATACACCATTATTGGGGGGGCGCTTGCTCTTACAGTATTTAACCTGCCTGTTATGGTAAGGGTCAGTGAAGATGCCATCCGTTCCGTTCCGCGTGACCAAAAGGAAGCCAGTCTTGCCCTTGGGATTACCCATTGGCATACGATTAAAACGATCATACTTCCGAGTGCTTTCCCAACCATTTTAACAGGTGCTATTCTTGCAGCAGGAAGAGTATTTGGTGAAGCAGCAGCCCTATTGTTTACAGCAGGACAGTCAACTGGGAGACTGGATTATACCGATTGGAATCCTTTGTCACCGACATCGCCACTAAATTTATTTCGTCCAGCTGAAACACTGGCTGTTCATATTTGGGCCGTAAACACACAAGGCTTAATCCCGGACGTAAAAGATGTTGCAAATGGTTCATCCGCTGTTTTAGTCCTTTCTGTATTAATTTTTAACTTAATGGCCAGATGGCTAGGCAGTCTTATTCATAGAAAAGTCACGGCTACAAAATAA